The proteins below come from a single Mucilaginibacter mali genomic window:
- a CDS encoding BPL-N domain-containing protein → MIVFKQVFFLLIIITFTACSRIDKPALILLFNGTGASSNDVKAIIAILDHEHLDYATVSSSELNGMNRSQIMTYRLLIMPGGDFIAMGKSLTIATSANIRYAVQHGLNYHGICAGAFLAGSSKYYNSFNLASGITFGFYSAENKGIRKASVAISRPGAPTLDQYWEDGPQLSGWGTVVAKYPDNTPAVAEGKCGKGFVILTGIHAEAPDYWRGDIDFHTLAEVDNAYAALLVKAALNGTFLPHF, encoded by the coding sequence ATGATAGTATTTAAACAGGTATTTTTCTTATTAATCATAATTACTTTTACTGCCTGTAGCCGCATTGATAAACCAGCGCTGATACTCCTGTTTAACGGAACCGGAGCCTCGTCCAACGATGTTAAAGCCATTATTGCCATTCTTGACCATGAGCATCTTGATTACGCTACAGTCAGCTCTTCGGAATTAAACGGTATGAACCGGTCACAGATCATGACCTATCGTTTACTTATTATGCCGGGTGGCGATTTTATCGCTATGGGAAAGAGTCTAACTATCGCAACATCTGCAAACATTCGCTATGCGGTACAACATGGCTTAAACTACCACGGTATATGCGCGGGAGCTTTTCTTGCGGGCAGTTCGAAATATTATAATAGCTTCAATCTTGCATCGGGCATAACATTCGGCTTTTATAGTGCTGAAAATAAGGGGATACGTAAAGCATCTGTGGCAATAAGCCGTCCCGGTGCGCCAACACTCGATCAGTATTGGGAAGATGGCCCGCAACTTTCGGGCTGGGGTACAGTGGTAGCCAAATATCCCGATAACACGCCCGCTGTAGCTGAGGGCAAATGCGGAAAAGGATTTGTTATCCTTACCGGCATTCATGCCGAAGCCCCGGATTACTGGCGTGGCGACATCGATTTCCATACGTTGGCCGAAGTGGATAACGCTTATGCGGCATTACTTGTTAAAGCAGCTCTTAACGGAACGTTCCTGCCCCATTTTTAA
- a CDS encoding electron transfer flavoprotein subunit alpha/FixB family protein, producing the protein MPVLVYTENAGGKFKKSIFEVVSYAKAIADAQSTTLTAISIGDVSADDLALLGKYGADKVLNVSADKLKNFVNQAYASVIAEAAKSEGADIVVLSNSFSGRGLAPRVGAKLDAGVADGAVSLPELSGGKFSIKKTAFSGKAFAVVELTSAKKVIALTPNSYQVVDKGTSAKVEDFSVDVKESDFKAMLKEIVRSTDKISLPDADIVVSGGRGLKGPENWGMVEELANLLGAATACSKPVSDAGWRPHSEHVGQTGIAVSPNLYIAIGISGAIQHLAGISRSKVIVVINKDPEAPFFKVADYGIVGDAFEVVPKLIEAVKAYKATA; encoded by the coding sequence ATGCCAGTTTTAGTATATACCGAAAATGCCGGGGGCAAATTCAAAAAATCGATATTCGAAGTAGTTTCCTACGCTAAGGCTATTGCCGATGCGCAAAGCACTACCCTTACCGCTATATCTATCGGCGATGTTAGTGCCGATGACCTTGCCTTGTTAGGTAAATACGGCGCCGATAAGGTGCTGAATGTATCGGCCGATAAGCTGAAAAACTTTGTTAACCAGGCCTACGCCTCGGTAATTGCCGAAGCCGCCAAAAGCGAGGGTGCCGATATTGTAGTATTATCCAACTCGTTCTCAGGTCGCGGACTGGCACCGCGCGTTGGCGCCAAGCTGGATGCCGGTGTGGCTGATGGCGCGGTTTCCCTGCCCGAACTAAGCGGCGGTAAATTCAGCATCAAAAAAACTGCGTTCTCGGGCAAAGCTTTTGCTGTGGTAGAACTGACATCGGCTAAAAAAGTGATTGCCTTAACACCAAACTCGTACCAGGTTGTTGATAAGGGTACATCGGCTAAGGTGGAAGACTTTAGCGTTGATGTAAAGGAATCGGACTTTAAGGCGATGCTAAAGGAGATCGTTCGCTCTACCGATAAGATCTCCCTGCCCGATGCCGATATTGTAGTATCCGGCGGCCGTGGCCTGAAGGGCCCGGAGAACTGGGGTATGGTAGAAGAACTGGCCAACCTGCTGGGTGCTGCTACGGCCTGCTCTAAGCCGGTATCCGACGCGGGATGGCGCCCGCATAGCGAACACGTGGGACAAACCGGTATAGCTGTCAGCCCAAATTTGTATATTGCCATCGGTATTTCGGGGGCTATCCAACATTTGGCGGGCATTAGCCGTTCAAAGGTTATTGTGGTTATCAACAAGGATCCCGAAGCGCCATTTTTTAAAGTGGCCGATTACGGTATAGTTGGCGATGCTTTTGAGGTTGTCCCTAAATTAATTGAAGCGGTTAAGGCCTACAAGGCTACCGCATAA
- a CDS encoding electron transfer flavoprotein subunit beta/FixA family protein encodes MKILVCISNVPDTTTKITFTSNNTQFNAAGVQFILNPYDEIALARAIELTDGGNGTVTVINVGDVGTEPTIRKALAIGATDAVRVNAVAHDAWFVAKQIAEYAKANAFDLILTGRESIDYNGSKVAAMVGELLDIPSVSIIKKLDISGSHATVEREIEGGKEILSIPLPFIAGTAEGVAEPKIPNMRGIMSARTKPLQVIEPVDVALNLEVTAYETPAPRGQVKLVSADETAKLVDLLHTEAKVI; translated from the coding sequence ATGAAGATCTTAGTGTGCATAAGCAACGTGCCCGACACCACGACAAAAATAACTTTTACCAGCAATAACACGCAATTTAATGCTGCCGGTGTTCAATTTATCCTGAACCCTTATGATGAAATTGCCCTGGCCCGCGCCATCGAACTAACCGACGGCGGCAACGGCACAGTAACCGTTATTAATGTTGGCGATGTAGGCACCGAACCAACCATTCGCAAAGCCCTGGCCATTGGCGCAACAGATGCCGTACGTGTGAACGCCGTAGCACACGATGCCTGGTTTGTGGCCAAACAAATTGCTGAATACGCCAAAGCAAATGCTTTTGATTTGATCCTGACCGGCCGCGAGTCCATCGATTATAACGGATCAAAAGTGGCTGCCATGGTTGGCGAACTGCTGGATATCCCATCGGTATCCATCATTAAAAAGCTGGATATCAGCGGCAGCCATGCTACGGTTGAACGCGAGATTGAGGGCGGCAAGGAGATCCTGAGCATCCCGTTGCCGTTTATAGCCGGTACTGCCGAGGGCGTTGCCGAACCGAAGATCCCGAACATGCGCGGCATCATGTCGGCACGTACCAAGCCTTTACAGGTGATAGAACCGGTGGATGTGGCCCTGAACCTGGAGGTAACCGCCTACGAAACCCCTGCCCCTCGCGGCCAGGTAAAATTGGTAAGCGCCGATGAAACTGCTAAGCTGGTTGACCTGTTACACACCGAAGCCAAAGTTATTTAA
- a CDS encoding bifunctional nuclease family protein, translating into MKKIELDIVGLSYSQTQSGAYALVLGEVNGRRRLPIIIGSFEAQAIAIEIEKMTPSRPLTHDLFKSFAQAYNIQIQEIIIYNLVDGIFYAKLICSDGKKTVEVDARTSDAIAMAVRFDCPIHTYEFILSTAGIVIEGNDFVYLENLNEQPAEEKNPASPAGNYKSVSEDELKTMLQEALADEAYEKAAKIRDELNKRKAS; encoded by the coding sequence ATGAAGAAAATAGAGCTGGATATTGTTGGCCTGTCATACAGCCAAACACAATCCGGTGCGTACGCGTTGGTTTTGGGCGAGGTGAATGGACGCCGCCGCCTGCCGATCATTATCGGCAGCTTCGAGGCGCAGGCTATCGCCATCGAGATAGAGAAGATGACCCCGAGCCGCCCCCTAACGCACGACCTGTTTAAAAGCTTTGCCCAGGCTTATAATATCCAGATCCAGGAGATCATTATCTACAACCTGGTAGATGGCATCTTCTACGCCAAACTCATCTGCTCGGACGGTAAAAAGACTGTTGAAGTAGATGCCCGTACATCCGATGCCATTGCCATGGCCGTCCGTTTCGACTGCCCTATCCATACCTACGAGTTTATTCTCTCAACCGCCGGCATCGTTATCGAAGGCAACGATTTTGTATACCTCGAAAACCTGAACGAGCAACCCGCCGAAGAAAAGAACCCAGCCTCCCCCGCCGGCAATTACAAATCGGTAAGTGAGGATGAGTTAAAAACCATGCTGCAGGAAGCCCTTGCCGATGAAGCTTACGAAAAAGCAGCCAAGATCAGGGATGAGTTGAATAAGCGGAAGGCATCGTAA
- a CDS encoding ligand-binding sensor domain-containing protein: MAQTQADLPKDNGKPDDKNASTTAGPNSITRNIIQDRKGNIWIASWEGVFRYDGRSFINITRKVSSARFFSLLEDSKGNLWFGSIGSGVYRYDGKSFKNLTIKDGLLNNDVGSIYEDKKGNIWFGVFGGASRYNGKSFRNYIINGQAMNEDRTGKTFADRPPYEVNAIIEDKAGMFWFATRGNTFVYDGKTFTVAMHENQPFQNVRTMMTDKKGNIWLGGNDGLWRYDGSTFTLLKPKFTGYIYQDKKGNIWTSSEKDNSRDWAVSRYDEKTLYTAKPTAAEIITKPMTFGITGDSKGNIWFGAVDGVYRYDGVGVSDFRGAGYLMKQWE; encoded by the coding sequence ATGGCGCAAACCCAAGCAGACTTGCCCAAAGACAATGGCAAGCCCGATGACAAAAACGCAAGCACAACTGCCGGGCCTAACAGCATCACCCGGAATATCATACAAGATAGGAAGGGCAATATTTGGATCGCCTCGTGGGAGGGGGTGTTCCGGTACGATGGGAGATCATTCATCAACATTACCCGTAAAGTAAGTTCGGCGCGGTTTTTTTCTCTTTTAGAAGATAGCAAAGGCAACCTGTGGTTCGGCTCTATTGGTTCCGGCGTTTATCGTTACGATGGGAAGTCCTTTAAAAATCTGACCATTAAGGATGGCTTGCTTAATAATGATGTTGGCAGTATTTACGAAGATAAAAAAGGCAATATCTGGTTCGGTGTTTTCGGGGGCGCAAGCCGTTACAATGGGAAGTCATTCCGCAATTATATCATCAACGGCCAGGCGATGAATGAAGACCGGACTGGTAAAACTTTTGCGGATAGGCCGCCTTACGAGGTGAACGCCATTATTGAAGATAAGGCCGGCATGTTTTGGTTTGCCACCAGGGGCAATACCTTTGTGTATGACGGAAAAACCTTTACCGTTGCAATGCACGAAAACCAACCTTTTCAAAATGTCCGTACGATGATGACAGACAAAAAGGGCAATATTTGGCTGGGCGGCAATGATGGCCTTTGGCGCTATGACGGCAGCACATTTACCCTTTTAAAACCGAAGTTTACCGGTTATATCTACCAGGATAAAAAGGGCAACATCTGGACCAGTTCAGAAAAGGATAACAGCCGGGACTGGGCAGTTTCCCGGTACGATGAAAAGACTTTATATACCGCGAAGCCAACTGCAGCCGAAATAATTACTAAACCAATGACTTTCGGGATAACGGGAGATAGCAAAGGCAATATTTGGTTTGGTGCTGTTGACGGGGTGTATCGTTATGATGGGGTTGGTGTTAGTGATTTTAGAGGTGCGGGTTATTTGATGAAGCAATGGGAGTAA
- the dnaB gene encoding replicative DNA helicase: protein MISDNDQQSRSNFKNSDRRNFTRNNPVSSGLGKLPPQALDLEQAVLGALMLEKDALSSVIDIIKPEVFYEERNQKIFEAIRVLFERTSPVDILTVTAQLRQQGELEMIGGAYYITELTNRVASAANIEYHARIIIQKYIQRELIRISTETISNAYDDTSDVLDLLDKAEKNLFEIAQNNLRRDSRKMDDLVQEALRDIEALKDKKDGLTGIPSGFTDLDRMTSGWQKSDLVIIAARPAMGKTAFVLSCARNAAVDFAKPVVVFSLEMSSVQLVNRLISGEAQIEQEKIRKGTLEEWEWQQIHSKVGRLEQAPLIIDDTPALNIFEFRAKCRRLKSQHDIQLIIIDYLQLMHGKADGKGGNREQEIGSISRALKSVAKELNVPVIALSQLSRAVESRPGGSKKPMLSDLRESGSIEQDADMVLFLYRPEYYGLTVDEDNNPTQGVGEVIIAKHRNGETGTVRLKFVGKYVKFTDLDTMDFGGGGGGMESPFGGLTPSTNFDRPSNVIIRPSRMDDMDDEAPF from the coding sequence ATGATTTCAGATAACGACCAACAAAGCAGATCCAATTTTAAAAATAGCGACCGGCGAAATTTTACACGTAACAACCCTGTAAGCAGCGGTTTAGGTAAATTACCACCACAAGCGCTCGACCTGGAACAGGCCGTGTTGGGCGCCCTAATGTTGGAGAAGGATGCCCTTTCTTCGGTAATTGACATCATTAAGCCCGAGGTTTTTTACGAAGAACGCAACCAAAAGATCTTCGAAGCCATACGTGTATTGTTCGAACGCACCTCTCCTGTCGATATCCTTACCGTAACCGCCCAGTTACGTCAACAGGGTGAATTGGAGATGATCGGGGGCGCTTATTATATCACTGAACTGACCAATCGTGTGGCGTCTGCAGCCAATATCGAGTACCACGCCCGTATCATCATCCAAAAATATATCCAGCGCGAATTGATCCGTATCTCTACCGAAACGATCAGCAACGCTTATGACGATACGTCGGATGTGCTGGACTTGCTGGATAAAGCCGAAAAAAACCTGTTCGAGATTGCCCAAAATAACCTGCGGCGCGATTCGCGCAAGATGGACGACCTGGTTCAGGAAGCCCTGCGTGATATTGAGGCGTTAAAAGATAAAAAGGACGGCCTGACCGGTATCCCTTCAGGCTTTACCGACTTAGACCGTATGACCTCAGGCTGGCAAAAATCCGACCTGGTGATCATCGCGGCGCGTCCGGCGATGGGTAAAACGGCATTCGTATTAAGCTGTGCCCGTAACGCTGCTGTCGATTTTGCCAAACCGGTTGTGGTGTTCTCGTTAGAAATGTCCTCGGTTCAGTTAGTTAACCGTCTGATATCGGGCGAGGCGCAAATTGAGCAGGAAAAGATACGTAAGGGCACACTGGAAGAATGGGAATGGCAGCAGATCCACAGCAAGGTTGGTCGCCTGGAGCAAGCCCCATTAATTATTGACGATACCCCGGCGCTGAACATCTTCGAGTTCCGCGCTAAATGTCGCCGTTTGAAATCGCAGCACGATATCCAGCTAATCATCATTGACTACTTGCAGCTGATGCATGGCAAGGCTGATGGTAAGGGTGGTAACCGTGAGCAGGAGATCGGTAGTATCTCCCGCGCGCTGAAATCGGTTGCTAAGGAATTGAATGTGCCGGTGATTGCCCTGTCGCAGTTAAGTCGCGCCGTAGAAAGTCGACCGGGTGGTTCTAAAAAGCCAATGCTTTCGGACTTACGTGAGTCGGGCTCTATCGAGCAGGACGCGGATATGGTATTGTTCCTCTATCGTCCGGAATATTACGGTTTAACTGTTGATGAAGATAACAACCCAACACAAGGTGTGGGTGAGGTAATTATAGCTAAGCACCGTAATGGTGAAACGGGTACAGTACGATTGAAATTCGTTGGTAAATACGTTAAATTCACCGACCTTGACACCATGGACTTTGGCGGCGGCGGCGGTGGCATGGAAAGTCCGTTTGGCGGATTAACCCCCTCAACCAATTTCGACAGGCCAAGCAATGTGATCATCCGGCCATCGCGCATGGATGATATGGATGATGAGGCGCCGTTTTAA
- the chrA gene encoding chromate efflux transporter, with amino-acid sequence MNKRQLLFLRDVLVYTFTSFGGPQAHLAMLLRDFVEKRRYVSEEELMELNALAQVLPGPSSTQTVVGIAWKVGGLPLAIATFLVWILPSAAIMGAAAIFYKTFAGRNQIAEVLKYIRPMAVGIVAYATYTFAVRCLKTQASVMLAIGSLIATLILQNAYAFPILIMMGGIISSAWETQPQETELRVKLFANVNRRKVSYFIGILLLFAAMGALINRTSPFSLPVRLFENFYRNGIMIFGGGQVLVPLMYTEFVEVKHYLSNTEFLSGYALQQALPGPTFAFTSFVGGITLGNQGYGLAGQVVGAIVAVIGINLPGLILILFIVPFWEDLKKITRIKNSLSGINSVAVGFMATAFILLTKPFLGDWMAYGLMIGTFALLYFTKIKTPVIIIIGVLLGLIF; translated from the coding sequence ATGAACAAACGGCAACTCCTATTTCTGCGCGATGTATTGGTGTATACCTTTACCTCTTTTGGCGGGCCACAGGCCCATCTTGCCATGTTGCTGCGCGATTTTGTAGAGAAGCGCCGATACGTTAGCGAAGAGGAGTTAATGGAACTGAACGCGCTTGCTCAGGTGCTGCCAGGGCCGTCGTCAACCCAAACCGTTGTTGGCATAGCGTGGAAGGTAGGAGGGTTGCCGCTTGCTATTGCCACTTTTTTAGTCTGGATATTGCCATCAGCAGCTATAATGGGCGCCGCAGCCATATTTTATAAAACCTTTGCCGGCCGTAACCAAATTGCTGAAGTGCTAAAATATATCCGGCCAATGGCGGTAGGCATAGTGGCTTACGCTACTTACACATTTGCCGTTAGATGCCTGAAAACGCAGGCGAGTGTGATGCTGGCCATCGGGTCGCTGATCGCTACGCTGATATTGCAAAACGCTTATGCCTTCCCGATTTTGATCATGATGGGGGGCATCATCTCATCGGCATGGGAAACACAACCGCAGGAAACGGAACTACGGGTAAAATTATTTGCCAACGTAAACCGCCGTAAGGTAAGCTACTTTATCGGTATCCTGTTATTATTTGCCGCCATGGGTGCGCTGATCAACCGGACATCACCATTTAGCTTACCTGTGCGTTTGTTCGAGAATTTTTATCGTAACGGTATTATGATATTTGGGGGAGGGCAGGTACTGGTGCCACTGATGTATACCGAATTTGTGGAGGTGAAGCACTATCTCAGTAATACCGAATTCCTTTCAGGCTATGCCTTGCAGCAAGCTTTACCCGGGCCGACGTTCGCTTTTACTTCATTTGTTGGTGGCATAACTTTAGGTAATCAAGGGTATGGCCTTGCTGGGCAGGTAGTTGGCGCCATAGTAGCCGTTATTGGCATTAATCTGCCCGGGCTGATATTGATACTATTTATCGTCCCCTTTTGGGAGGACCTGAAAAAGATCACCCGTATAAAGAACTCCTTAAGCGGCATCAACTCGGTAGCCGTTGGTTTTATGGCTACGGCTTTTATATTGCTTACCAAACCGTTTTTAGGCGATTGGATGGCTTATGGATTGATGATCGGGACGTTTGCGTTGCTTTATTTTACTAAGATCAAAACGCCGGTGATTATTATCATCGGGGTGTTGCTGGGGTTGATATTTTGA
- a CDS encoding DUF4304 domain-containing protein has protein sequence MERNLTLEFKAIVKNTIAPILKSIDFKKNGLNFTCISNDLIQCVNIQLNRFNHSERVEFTVNLGFFNTKLYQVSTNREIPTSVKSDDCYVRVRVGRLIHSRDKWYLLDPTTSDVILASEIENDFKQYVIPLFKKLKNPVSLLNVLRDEDNPYHLKCDPNAIAIMELEYGAPETGKRLLLNSYREAIIPKSIKNTSIYPDGRKELKWSEPFINQDYINNLIRMADIYDIML, from the coding sequence ATGGAAAGAAACCTAACACTGGAATTTAAGGCAATTGTAAAGAATACAATTGCGCCGATATTAAAAAGTATTGATTTCAAAAAGAACGGCCTGAATTTTACTTGTATTAGTAATGATTTAATACAGTGTGTAAATATTCAACTCAACAGATTTAATCATAGCGAAAGAGTCGAGTTTACTGTTAATCTGGGCTTTTTTAACACAAAACTATATCAAGTTTCCACAAATAGAGAAATTCCCACGTCTGTCAAGAGTGATGACTGTTATGTAAGAGTGAGAGTAGGCCGTTTGATACATTCAAGAGACAAGTGGTACTTACTCGACCCAACTACCTCGGATGTAATTTTAGCCAGCGAAATTGAAAATGATTTTAAACAATATGTTATACCATTGTTTAAGAAATTGAAAAATCCTGTTTCTTTATTAAATGTATTACGCGATGAGGATAATCCTTATCATTTAAAATGCGATCCCAATGCTATTGCGATAATGGAATTGGAATATGGTGCCCCCGAAACAGGTAAAAGACTTTTATTGAATAGTTATCGCGAAGCAATTATACCAAAGTCAATTAAAAATACAAGTATTTATCCCGATGGGCGCAAGGAATTAAAATGGTCAGAACCTTTTATTAACCAAGACTATATAAACAATTTAATTCGAATGGCCGATATATACGATATTATGCTGTGA
- a CDS encoding tetratricopeptide repeat protein has protein sequence MQVNRLEKLLEFLKNEPDDEFLLYALATEYLRLNQTDMALSYYEKLVNEHPGYVGTYYHLGKLYEALNRNDDALKTYQTGMQTARAARDNHALSELQSVYNQLNGFGDDDDDDY, from the coding sequence ATGCAGGTTAACCGATTAGAGAAATTACTGGAGTTTTTAAAGAACGAACCCGACGACGAGTTTTTATTATATGCCCTCGCCACCGAATATCTGCGTTTAAATCAAACAGATATGGCCCTTAGCTACTACGAAAAGCTGGTGAACGAACACCCCGGTTATGTGGGTACCTACTATCATTTAGGTAAGCTGTACGAAGCACTTAACCGTAATGATGACGCCCTGAAAACCTATCAAACCGGTATGCAAACCGCCCGTGCGGCCCGCGATAACCATGCATTATCGGAGTTGCAATCGGTTTATAACCAGTTGAACGGTTTTGGGGATGATGACGATGATGATTATTGA
- the rlmB gene encoding 23S rRNA (guanosine(2251)-2'-O)-methyltransferase RlmB: MAFNNNRDNYRDNREKRESNQMVFGIRAVMEAITAGKEIEALYIQRGLSGGLWHELRELLTEYHITAQQVPIEKLNRLTMKNHQGAVAFISPITYQKIEDIIPQIFEKGEVPLVLVLDGITDVRNMGAIARTAECAGVHAIVIPSKGSAQINPDAIKTSAGALYKIPVCRQDNLVQSAKFLQESGLQLVCCTEKTNDYIYKPDYTMPTAIVMGSEDGGIRNELIRISDHLAKIPMHGEIESLNVSVSAGVIIYEAIRQRAVAQ; encoded by the coding sequence ATGGCATTCAATAATAATCGGGATAACTACAGGGATAACAGGGAAAAGCGCGAAAGCAATCAAATGGTGTTTGGCATCCGTGCCGTAATGGAAGCCATTACGGCCGGCAAGGAGATCGAGGCACTGTATATACAACGCGGCCTGTCAGGCGGCTTATGGCACGAGTTGCGCGAGTTGCTGACCGAATACCATATCACAGCGCAACAGGTACCTATTGAAAAGCTGAACCGCCTTACCATGAAGAACCACCAGGGCGCCGTAGCTTTTATATCGCCTATCACTTATCAAAAAATAGAGGACATTATCCCCCAGATATTTGAAAAAGGGGAGGTGCCGCTGGTTTTGGTGCTTGACGGTATTACCGATGTGCGCAATATGGGTGCCATAGCCCGCACGGCCGAATGTGCAGGTGTACACGCTATTGTGATACCATCAAAAGGTTCGGCACAGATCAATCCCGATGCGATTAAAACATCGGCCGGAGCATTATATAAAATCCCGGTTTGCCGACAGGATAACCTGGTGCAATCGGCCAAATTTTTACAGGAGAGCGGCCTGCAACTGGTGTGCTGTACCGAAAAAACCAACGATTATATCTACAAGCCCGATTATACTATGCCAACGGCTATCGTGATGGGCTCGGAAGATGGGGGTATCCGAAATGAACTGATCCGCATATCCGACCATTTGGCCAAAATACCTATGCACGGCGAGATTGAATCGCTGAACGTATCTGTATCCGCAGGTGTCATTATTTATGAGGCGATAAGGCAGCGCGCTGTCGCGCAGTGA
- a CDS encoding mannose-1-phosphate guanylyltransferase: protein MNKNNYAIIMAGGIGSRFWPISRTSHPKQFIDILGTGKTLIQQTYDRFLKICPQENIYIVTNEIYSDLVKEQLQGIGDQQILTEPVMRNTAPCVAYGCFKIESINPDAAIVVAPSDHLILDEPGFIATIERSLETASQNDCLITLGIKPSRPDTGYGYIQFTDKTINGDFHKVKTFTEKPTLEIAKTFLQSGDFLWNAGIFVWSAKAIVDAFGQHLPDMNDIFADARSVYNTDDERPYIHTAYQRCTNISIDYGIMEKASNVYVLPSEFGWSDLGTWASIYDLAEKDYVGNAVIPSDKVIMYDSSNCMVNVPEGKLVIIKGLHDFIVVESNNTLLISPRSEEQGVKQIVADVKQQFGTKYI, encoded by the coding sequence ATGAATAAAAACAACTACGCCATTATCATGGCCGGCGGCATCGGCAGCCGTTTTTGGCCCATCAGCCGCACATCGCATCCCAAACAATTTATCGATATTTTAGGCACCGGTAAAACCCTTATACAGCAAACCTACGATCGTTTTCTGAAGATCTGCCCGCAGGAAAATATCTACATTGTAACCAACGAAATTTACAGCGACCTGGTTAAGGAGCAATTGCAGGGCATTGGCGATCAGCAGATACTGACTGAACCCGTAATGCGCAATACCGCGCCTTGCGTGGCCTATGGTTGTTTTAAGATAGAAAGCATTAACCCCGATGCGGCCATTGTGGTTGCCCCTTCCGACCACCTGATACTGGATGAGCCGGGTTTTATAGCTACTATCGAACGTTCGCTGGAGACGGCATCGCAAAACGATTGCCTTATTACCCTGGGCATTAAGCCATCTCGCCCCGATACCGGCTATGGCTATATTCAATTCACCGATAAAACCATCAATGGCGATTTCCATAAAGTAAAAACCTTTACCGAGAAGCCTACCCTGGAAATTGCCAAAACCTTTTTACAAAGCGGCGATTTCCTATGGAACGCGGGCATCTTCGTGTGGTCGGCCAAAGCTATAGTGGATGCTTTTGGCCAGCACCTGCCCGATATGAACGACATTTTTGCCGATGCCCGCTCGGTTTATAACACCGACGATGAAAGGCCGTATATCCACACCGCCTACCAGCGTTGCACCAACATCTCTATTGATTACGGTATTATGGAAAAAGCCTCGAACGTATACGTATTACCATCAGAGTTTGGCTGGAGCGACCTGGGTACCTGGGCATCAATTTATGATCTGGCCGAGAAAGATTACGTAGGTAACGCCGTGATCCCGTCGGACAAGGTGATCATGTACGATTCATCAAACTGTATGGTGAATGTACCCGAGGGTAAACTGGTGATTATTAAAGGCCTGCACGATTTTATCGTGGTTGAATCGAACAATACCCTACTGATCAGCCCACGCTCGGAAGAGCAAGGCGTTAAACAAATTGTTGCCGATGTGAAGCAGCAGTTTGGTACGAAGTATATATAA